In a single window of the Tigriopus californicus strain San Diego chromosome 2, Tcal_SD_v2.1, whole genome shotgun sequence genome:
- the LOC131892997 gene encoding tyrosine-protein phosphatase Lar-like isoform X2 gives MRGTFGVSLCQILAFLVAQTLGKNPPVISEVPQRQRVRAGGIAALQCMATGDPTPHITWRKNGNKIPSTVLRYSILEFTGGSVLRIEPIRKKETQFECVAENGVGDPVSASIELEIFDDKSLPPGFPRIIQSPAMKVEEKGRNALLVCQATGNPQPNIYWVKDGMRLNPNPRYIITEQGSLQIKDSQETDQGKYECVAENAVGTEYSYSAQLYVRVRRVPPQFTIPPESEYEVMVGSGINLTCVANGSPMPHVKWRRGSQDVTPGMAPPIGMNVLQLHNIQETENYTCVAASKLGIIEATTIVRVQALPRPPSKVKISEVTPTSVRLSWSYPGSPTEVQYYVIQYKPKLASWDYKEISGAITTFYDIRGLTPYTEYEFVVLAVNNVGRGDKSMPVVTTTGETDVENNNTPGYAPRNVSVRPLSSSTMVIQWNEPQAQNGPVTGYKVYYTTNPGLSLSQWESQFVDNNKLTTISDLTPHTIYTIRVEAYTAIGPGPPSAPVQVKTQQGVPSQPSNLRVSEARATSVRLSWEQPAHSGENIVSYELYWNDTFTPDFENHRSLPVSKEYYLEGLYPNTLYHIWLAAKSKRGEGATTPPIAVRTEQYVPGAPPDLVKAYPESSTSIRVVWQPPPENKRNGKITYYKIYHVPNSRTDSDATMIEINDSDRQEFIIDELRKWTEYRIWMLAGTQIGDGPISYPVIIKTDEDVPGEPQNVAAQPLNSSSVEVTWDPPSDKDRNGVIRGYQIYVQPKNTESLYYQMPLRFNTGSSDVTSFNVTNLQPDTRYVVQVAALTRKGDGTRSQPVKVKTPGGVPTRPNIDLKIVKKDPTITMDIEWTKPMETYGELKGYRVRYGHRGQKLTEIRITDPEVQHQEISNLEKGIEYEFRVAGMNKVGAGQEAIKAFLTPEGVPSDSPKNITTRFQTPDVIEISYDPPPEIAQNGQITMYDIQFWKAVTPEEKRMRSTTEKKTVFANLEDNTEYKFSVRANTRKGYGPWSTQVSFRTDRNIIRAPQHVQAMATSDSSIEVWWEAVPLRTKVIGYELFYTMTEVDDLDKWQRKSVGLTTSAELINLERDARYAIAVAARTHDGLGRLSQRINEKVKPQDVVLNLRATEVTTHTMTLSWGQPIRLTPINYKISYNAYKEFVDAQGITQSAQVQPITILVSPKTQEYKIKDLSPFTTYHVNVSAIPSDRSYRPPAKITVTTQMAAPQPMVKPDFYGVRAHDRGELTVFLPQASEEYGPISHYYLVVIPHSNSSGVKYPDQFNTADLVSNSKASLANKEEDEDKPYIAAKFLQRSIPYTFVLGNSQNYEGFINNKLNKGILYKIFVRAYVDTPQKHLYTSSPFSPELSLDMMQEPPGPPPQRPKPGRGLYNGDDPKGLPNPKQASMMWIVGPILAVILFFFFVLLICVLKRRRQNPNQPLEQGAVHTPLMAGFEMPTSMGGTGGHVTLVAPSDPVELRRLNFQTPGMISHPPIPVSEMDAHIDDLKSNDNLKFSQEYESIEPGQQFTWDNSSMEINKPKNRYANVIAYDHSRVVLQPADGVLGSDYINANYCDGYRKQNAYIATQGPLPETFADFWRMVWEQRSSTIVMLTKLEERARIKCDQYWPTRGTESYGVMSVTLTDTQELASYVIRTFQLQRVSQAPMGMNIGYTDRREVKQFQYTAWPDHGVPEHPAPFLQFLRRITAMNPMDAGPVITHCSAGVGRTGAFIVIDSMLERVRHEKTIDVYGHVTCLRSQRNYMVQTEDQYIFIHDALLEAVNCGFTEVPARSLHHHIQQLMQMELGDNITAMEIEFKKLASIQTEPDKFLSANLPCNKFKNRLVNILPYESSRVCLEPIRGIEGSDYINASYIDGYRYRNAYIATQGPLAETVEDFWRMIWEHNSTIIVMLTKQREMGREKCAQYWPSDRSARYQCFVVDPLAEYNMPQYLLREFKVTDARDGQSRTIRQFQFTDWPEQGVPKSGEGFIDFIGQVHKTKEQFGQEGPITVHCSAGVGRTGVFISMSIVLERMQYEGVVDVFQTVRALRTQRPAMVQTEDQYQFCYRAALEYLSAFDPLYPE, from the exons ATCCTCCTGTGATATCGGAAGTTCCCCAAAGACAACGCGTCCGAGCGGGTGGAATTGCCGCCCTTCAATGCATGGCTACGGGTGATCCAACGCCTCATATAACATGGCGAAAGAATGGGAACAAAATTCCCAGCACAGTATTAAG ATATTCGATTCTTGAGTTTACGGGCGGATCTGTCTTGAGGATCGAGCCGATTCGTAAGAAAGAAACTCAGTTTGAATGCGTGGCCGAGAATGGGGTCGGAGATCCGGTATCCGCCAgcattgaattggaaattttcGATG ACAAGTCATTGCCACCAGGATTCCCCCGGATAATCCAGAGCCCTGCGATGAAAGTGgaggaaaaaggaagaaacgCCCTGCTCGTCTGCCAAGCCACTGGAAATCCTCAGCCCAATATCTATTGGGTCAAGGATGGCATGCGATTGAACCCCAATCCGCGGTACATCATTACGGAACAAG GGTCGCTGCAAATCAAAGACAGCCAAGAGACGGACCAAGGCAAATACGAGTGCGTGGCGGAAAATGCAGTGGGCACGGAATATTCTTATTCGGCACAACTCTACGTGCGAG TCCGACGGGTCCCTCCTCAGTTCACGATTCCCCCCGAATCCGAATATGAAGTGATGGTGGGGTCAGGCATTAACCTGACTTGCGTGGCTAACGGCAGTCCCATGCCGCATGTGAAATGGCGCAGAGGATCGCAA GATGTAACCCCCGGAATGGCTCCCCCTATCGGAATGAATGTTCTCCAATTGCATAACATCCAAGAGACGGAGAACTACACTTGTGTAGCTGCCAGCAAACTAGGTATCATCGAGGCCACCACCATCGTCCGAGTTCAAG CTCTGCCTCGACCTCCGAGTAAGGTCAAGATCTCAGAAGTGACTCCGACGTCGGTGCGTCTTTCGTGGTCATATCCGGGATCGCCCACTGAGGTGCAGTACTACGTCATTCAGTACAAGCCCAAATTGGCGAGTTGGGACTACAAGGAGATCTCGGGCGCCATCACTACGTTCTATGACATCCGTGGGTTGACCCCATACACCGAGTACGAGTTTGTGGTATTGGCCGTGAACAATGTGGGCCGAGGCGACAAATCCATGCCAGTTGTGACCACAACAGGAGAAACAG ACGTGGAAAATAACAATA CACCAGGATATGCCCCTAGGAACGTTTCTGTGCGGCCTTTGAGCTCATCGACCATGGTCATTCAATGGAACGAGCCTCAGGCTCAAAATGGACCAGTGACG GGCTACAAGGTGTATTACACCACCAACCCCGGCTTGTCTTTGTCACAATGGGAGTCCCAGTTTGTAGATAACAACAAGTTGACCACGATCTCGGATTTGACGCCACACACCATATACACCATCAGGGTGGAAGCCTACACGGCCATTGGTCCTGGGCCACCCTCTGCGCCAGTCCAAGTGAAGACTCAACAAGGGGTTCCCTCTCAGCCATCCAATCTCCGGGTTTCCGAAGCCAGGGCGACCTCTGTCCGATTGAGTTGGGAACAACCTGCGCACTCGGGCGAGAACATCGTGTCTTACGAGCTCTACTGGAACGATACCTTTACCCCTGAC TTTGAGAACCACCGGTCTTTGCCCGTCTCAAAAGAGTATTACCTCGAGGGTTTATACCCTAACACCCTGTATCATATCTGGTTGGCAGCCAAGTCCAAACGAGGAGAAGGTGCCACGACCCCTCCCATTGCAGTTCGAACCGAGCAATATG TTCCCGGCGCGCCGCCAGACTTGGTAAAGGCTTACCCGGAGAGCTCCACTTCAATCCGAGTTGTCTGGCAGCCGCCTCCAGAGAACAAGCGCAACGGTAAAATTACCTATTACAAGATATACCACGTGCCTAACTCTCGGACCGACTCGGATGCCACCATGATTGAGATCAATGACTCGGATCGGCAAGAGTTCATCATTGATGAGCTCAGAAAGTGGACTGAGTACAGAATCTGGATGCTGGCCGGAACTCAGATTGGGGACGGACCCATTTCTTATCCCGTGATCATCAAGACTGATGAAGATG TGCCTGGAGAGCCGCAAAACGTCGCAGCTCAACCCTTGAACTCAAGTTCTGTGGAAGTGACCTGGGATCCTCCATCGGATAAGGACCGAAATGGCGTTATCCGTGGATATCAGATCTACGTCCAGCCCAAGAACACG GAATCCCTCTATTATCAAATGCCTTTGCGATTTAATACGGGGTCTTCGGACGTGACGTCATTCAATGTGACAAATCTCCAGCCCGACACTAGATACGTGGTTCAAGTAGCCGCTCTCACCAGAAAAGGTGACGGAACCAGAAGCCAACCCGTGAAAGTGAAAACCCCAGGAGGTGTTCCCACCAGACCCAACATCGATTTGAA aATTGTGAAAAAGGACCCCACAATAACCATGGACATTGAGTGGACCAAGCCTATGGAGACTTACGGAGAACTGAAAGGCTACCGGGTTCGATATGGTCACCGCGGCCAAAAGTTAACCGAAATCAGAATCACTGACCCCGAGGTGCAACATCAAGAAATCTCTAATCTGGAGAAGGGCATCGAGTACGAATTTCGTGTAGCTGGGATGAACAAAGTGGGAGCTGGGCAAGAGGCAATCAAAGCATTTCTCACCCCGGAAGGCGTTCCCTCCGACTCCCCAAAGAACATTACGACTCGTTTCCAGACTCCCGATGTCATCGAGATTTCGTACGATCCGCCGCcagaaattgctcaaaatggacAAATCACGATGTACGATATACAGTTCTGGAAAGCCGTGACTCCCGAGGAGAAACGAATGCGCTCTACCACAGAGAAGAAAACGGTATTCGCCAACCTAGAAGACAACACCGAGTACAAATTCAGTGTTCGGGCCAATACTCGCAAAGGCTACGGTCCTTGGAGCACTCAGGTGTCTTTCCGGACTGACCGGAACATTATTCGGGCTCCACAACATGTCCAGGCCATGGCTACTTCAGACTCTTCCATCGAGGTGTGGTGGGAAGCTGTGCCGTTACGGACGAAAGTTATTGGATACGAATTGTTTTACACCATGACCGAGGTCGACGACCTTGACAAGTGGCAACGCAAGTCTGTGGGTCTGACCACATCAGCCGAACTCATCAATTTGGAGAGAGATGCTCGATATGCTATAGCTGTGGCAGCTAGAACACACGATGGCTTGGGTCGCCTTTCCCAAAGAATCAATGAGAAGGTTAAGCCACAGGATGTCGTTTTGAACTTGAGAGCAACTGAGGTGACCACTCACACCATGACTTTGTCTTGGGGACAACCTATTCGGCTTACGCCAATCAATTACAAGATCAGTTATAATGCCTACAAGGAATTTGTGGACGCCCAAGGAATCACACAATCAGCCCAAGTCCAACCTATCACCATATTGGTGTCGCCCAAGACTCAAGAGTACAAAATCAAGGACCTGTCCCCGTTCACCACTTATCATGTAAACGTGTCTGCCATTCCATCGGATCGATCTTATCGACCACCAGCCAAGATCACGGTCACCACTCAAATGGCTGCACCGCAGCCCATGGTTAAGCCAGACTTTTACGGTGTACGGGCCCACGACCGAGGTGAATTGACTGTGTTCTTGCCCCAAGCCTCTGAGGAGTATGGGCCAATTAGTCATTACTACTTGGTGGTGATACCTCATAGCAACTCTAGTGGTGTCAAATATCCAGATCAATTTAACACTGCAGATTTGGTGAGCAATAGCAAAGCGTCACTGGCCAATAAGGAAGAAGATGAGGACAAGCCATACATTGCCGCCAAGTTCCTCCAACGATCCATCCCCTACACGTTTGTCTTGGGCAATAGTCAGAACTATGAGGGATTCATCAATAATAAACTGAACAAAGGCATCTTGTACAAGATATTTGTTCGAGCCTATGTTGACACTCCTCAGAAGCATCTGTATACCTCTAGTCCATTTTCACCAGAGTTGTCTTTGGACATGATGCAAGAACCACCCGGTCCACCTCCTCAGAGGCCGAAACCTGGCCGTGGCCTATACAATGGCGATGATCCCAAGGGACTGCCCAATCCAAAACAAGCCTCCATGATGTGGATTGTTGGTCCCATATTAGCCGTGAtcctatttttcttctttgtcttgCTAATTTGCGTACTGAAACGTCGGCGTCAAAATCCTAATCAACCTCTGGAGCAAGGTGCGGTCCATACGCCATTGATGGCGGGTTTTGAAATGCCAACTTCAATGGGCGGAACTGGAGGCCATGTTACCCTCGTGGCGCCTTCAGATCCAGTGGAGCTTAGACGATTGAATTTCCAGACCCCTGGCATGATATCTCATCCCCCTATACCAGTGTCGGAAATGGATGCACACATTGACGACTTGAAGTCCAATGACAATCTGAAGTTTTCTCAGGAATATGAGAGCATTGAACCGGGCCAGCAATTCACGTGGGACAATTCATCGATGGAGATTAACAAACCCAAGAACCGCTACGCCAATGTCATCGCTTACGATCATTCGCGGGTGGTTTTACAGCCGGCAGACGGCGTCCTCGGATCCGACTACATCAACGCCAACTACTGTGATGGCTACAGGAAGCAAAACGCCTATATTGCCACCCAG GGTCCTTTACCAGAGACGTTTGCCGACTTTTGGCGAATGGTCTGGGAGCAGAGATCTTCAACCATTGTGATGCTCACAAAATTGGAAGAGAGGGCTCGAATCAAATGTGACCAATACTGGCCCACACGAGGCACCGAGAGTTATGGAGTGATGTCCGTAACTCTAACAGACACTCAAGAGCTCGCTAGTTATGTCATTAGGACGTTCCAATTGCAGAGAGTGAGTCAAGCACCCATGGGAATGAAT ATTGGCTACACAGATCGCCGGGAGGTGAAGCAGTTCCAGTACACAGCGTGGCCGGACCACGGAGTCCCGGAACATCCTGCTCCATTCCTCCAATTCCTGAGAAGAATCACAGCTATGAACCCAATGGATGCTGGGCCTGTCATCACTCATTGCAG CGCTGGTGTCGGTCGAACTGGAGCTTTCATTGTCATAGACTCAATGTTGGAGCGGGTACGGCATGAAAAGACGATAGATGTGTACGGACATGTCACATGTCTTAGATCTCAGAGGAACTATATGGTTCAAACGGAGGATCAGTATATCTTCATTCACGATGCTCTACTTGAGGCCGTCAACTGCGGCTTCACTGAGGTCCCTGCCCGATCCCTGCATCATCACATCCAACAACTGATGCAGATGGAACTTGGGGATAATATTACAGCCATGGAAATCGAGTTCAAAAAGCTGGCCAGTATCCAAACAGAACCAGACAAATTCCTTTCGGCCAACCTTCCTTGTAACAAGTTCAAAAATCGTTTGGTTAACATTCTTCCATACGAATCTTCAAGGGTCTGCTTAGAGCCAATCAGAG GTATTGAGGGTAGTGACTACATCAACGCAAGTTACATCGATGGATATCGCTATCGGAACGCTTACATTGCCACGCAAGGTCCCTTGGCCGAGACTGTGGAGGATTTCTGGCGCATGATCTGGGAACACAACTCGACCATCATAGTAATGCTTACCAAACAACGCGAGATGGGTCGG GAAAAATGTGCTCAATATTGGCCGAGTGATCGATCTGCGCGCTATCAGTGCTTTGTTGTTGATCCACTGGCTGAATATAATATGCCACAATATCTTCTTCGCGAGTTCAAAGTCACTGACGCTCGAGACGGACAATCTAGGACAATTCGGCAGTTCCAATTCACAGATTGGCCAGAGCAGGGTGTTCCTAAGAGTGGTGAAGGTTTCATCGATTTCATTGGTCAGGTGCACAAAACCAAAGAACAATTCGGTCAAGAGGGACCGATTACGGTTCATTGCAG CGCCGGTGTTGGTCGCACAGGGGTGTTCATCTCGATGAGCATTGTCTTAGAACGCATGCAGTATGAAGGCGTCGTTGATGTATTCCAAACGGTCAGAGCTCTCAGGACGCAAAGACCTGCCATGGTACAAACGGAGGATCAGTATCAGTTCTGTTATCGAGCCGCCCTCGAATATTTGTCAGCATTTGATCCGTTATATCCTGAATGA